A part of Trueperaceae bacterium genomic DNA contains:
- a CDS encoding GAF domain-containing sensor histidine kinase — protein MTALLKRLFGRVPGGALSQQVRSARLWLPLAIVGVVIVYQLFVVPIGGPAFEFWAPMLFYGIIGPLATYATLNWIAGEVRLHEQGQADLARLYQELRSSHELLGAIQDVTMRYAAAPDIEATVATAARGVAKVTGALAVCLVVGPSELGASHGVGLTPELEADALRRDRQLRSAEAGQEGPTQVSRVLGVIERPLVVLSRPLSWGDRSEGSLHAYYAEEPDARSREAFDILAAQFAAAAEATRLRMRDILTLMEVDRSVRAEGNLERLLGTVLGEMMSRVAAGAGGVFLLDEESRLQLRFSAGIARPTAPVSWKLGEGIVGRVAVEREPTVLERMSAADRGAAGPLLQAAGSAVLLPLTADDRLLGVIVLSHPDEEHFDRDAIPFLGLLASQVSLAVGNATAYIQSEELAIAEERARIAREIHDGVAQLLAFTLLKLDLAGKLMAKDQAKASTALEQARETVRETIKELRRSIFALRPVDLERYGFVETVKRYAVDFGQQNDIRVELDVGELPTLTVKQEAVLFRIFQEAMHNVAKHARATQVSVELGTSEDGMAFMAVRDDGHGFDPIAVGDRVTSAGGLGLKQMRERVEARGGRLEVTSSTGSGTTVAAAIPA, from the coding sequence CCCATGCTCTTCTACGGGATCATCGGTCCGCTCGCTACGTACGCCACGCTCAACTGGATCGCCGGCGAGGTCAGGCTGCACGAGCAGGGGCAGGCCGACCTGGCGCGGCTCTACCAGGAGCTCAGGTCGAGCCACGAGCTCCTCGGCGCCATCCAGGACGTGACCATGCGGTACGCGGCCGCTCCGGACATCGAGGCGACCGTCGCGACGGCGGCGCGCGGCGTCGCGAAGGTCACCGGCGCTCTCGCCGTCTGCCTCGTGGTGGGGCCGTCCGAGCTGGGCGCTTCGCACGGGGTCGGGCTCACGCCCGAGCTGGAGGCCGACGCGCTCCGGCGCGACAGGCAGCTGCGCTCGGCCGAGGCCGGGCAGGAAGGTCCGACCCAAGTGAGCAGGGTCCTGGGCGTGATCGAACGGCCGCTCGTGGTCCTCAGCCGGCCCCTCTCGTGGGGTGACCGCTCGGAAGGGTCGCTGCACGCTTACTACGCCGAGGAGCCGGACGCCCGCAGCCGCGAGGCGTTCGACATCCTGGCCGCGCAGTTCGCCGCGGCGGCCGAGGCCACGCGGCTGCGCATGCGCGACATCCTGACGCTCATGGAGGTCGACCGGAGCGTCAGGGCGGAAGGGAACCTTGAACGGCTCCTCGGCACCGTTCTGGGCGAGATGATGTCGCGAGTGGCCGCCGGGGCGGGCGGCGTGTTCCTCCTGGACGAGGAGTCGCGCCTCCAGCTGCGCTTCAGCGCCGGTATCGCCCGCCCGACCGCCCCGGTCTCCTGGAAGCTCGGCGAGGGGATCGTCGGCCGGGTGGCCGTGGAGCGCGAGCCCACCGTGTTGGAGCGCATGAGTGCCGCCGACCGCGGGGCGGCGGGTCCGCTCCTGCAGGCCGCGGGCAGCGCCGTCCTGCTCCCGCTGACCGCCGACGACCGTCTCCTCGGCGTCATCGTCCTCTCACACCCGGACGAGGAACATTTCGACCGCGACGCCATCCCGTTCCTCGGCCTCCTCGCCTCGCAGGTGAGCCTGGCCGTCGGGAACGCCACCGCCTACATCCAGTCCGAGGAACTCGCCATCGCCGAGGAGCGCGCGCGCATCGCGCGCGAGATCCACGACGGGGTGGCGCAGCTGCTGGCGTTCACGCTCCTGAAGCTCGACCTGGCCGGCAAGCTCATGGCGAAGGACCAGGCGAAGGCGAGCACCGCCCTCGAGCAGGCACGCGAGACAGTGCGCGAGACGATCAAGGAGTTGAGGCGCTCCATCTTCGCGCTGCGGCCGGTGGACCTGGAGCGCTACGGCTTCGTCGAGACGGTCAAGCGTTACGCCGTCGACTTCGGCCAGCAGAACGACATACGCGTCGAGCTGGACGTGGGGGAGTTGCCGACCTTGACCGTGAAGCAAGAGGCGGTGCTGTTCAGGATCTTCCAGGAGGCCATGCACAACGTGGCGAAGCACGCGCGCGCCACCCAAGTGAGCGTCGAGCTCGGCACCAGCGAGGACGGCATGGCGTTCATGGCCGTGAGGGACGACGGTCACGGCTTCGACCCCATCGCGGTTGGCGACAGGGTGACGAGCGCCGGCGGTCTCGGGCTCAAGCAGATGCGGGAGCGGGTCGAGGCGCGCGGGGGCAGGCTCGAGGTGACGTCGTCGACCGGCAGCGGCACGACGGTGGCCGCGGCCATACCGGCGTGA
- the rpmE gene encoding 50S ribosomal protein L31: MKKNIHPKMVPCKVICDGQVVMETYSTKPELHVDVWSGNHPFFTGEQRFIDTEGRVEKFQKRFGDSYRQALKK; this comes from the coding sequence ATGAAGAAGAACATCCACCCCAAGATGGTGCCATGCAAGGTCATATGCGACGGCCAGGTCGTCATGGAGACGTACAGCACCAAGCCGGAACTGCACGTCGACGTCTGGTCGGGCAACCACCCGTTCTTCACGGGTGAGCAGCGCTTCATCGACACGGAGGGCCGCGTCGAGAAGTTCCAGAAGCGCTTCGGCGACTCTTACAGGCAGGCGCTCAAGAAATAG
- a CDS encoding SufE family protein, with the protein MSIPAPLQAIIDEFRSLPASQRLPLLLEYANKLPAPPAGMQADLERVHECQTPLFLKAEVDAGGEVKLYFDAPRESPTTRGFASVVSAGLHGATMAEVLAVPEDFYQDMGLTELISPLRLRGMGAIVGRVKRQLTKVG; encoded by the coding sequence GTGAGCATCCCGGCGCCGCTGCAAGCCATCATCGACGAGTTCAGGTCGCTGCCCGCCTCTCAACGTTTGCCGCTACTACTCGAGTACGCCAACAAGCTTCCCGCGCCCCCCGCGGGCATGCAGGCCGACCTCGAGCGCGTCCACGAGTGCCAGACCCCCCTGTTCCTCAAGGCCGAGGTCGACGCGGGCGGTGAGGTGAAGCTGTACTTCGACGCCCCGCGCGAGTCCCCGACCACGCGAGGCTTCGCATCCGTGGTCAGCGCGGGCCTGCACGGCGCCACCATGGCCGAGGTGCTGGCCGTGCCGGAGGACTTCTACCAGGACATGGGCTTGACCGAGCTCATCTCGCCCCTACGCCTGCGCGGCATGGGCGCGATCGTCGGACGGGTGAAGCGCCAGCTCACCAAGGTCGGTTAG
- the aroA gene encoding 3-phosphoshikimate 1-carboxyvinyltransferase — translation MEVGPQGPARGGLHVPGSKSITNRALVIAALADGVTTLRGALVAEDSEVLVRSLSSLGVAVESLGGDVTVRGSGGPFPARVAELDLRLSGTSIRFLSAAVALGKGRFTLDGNERMRERPIQETLDAVRALGAEARSLRGNGCPPVEIVANGLSGGVVRVRGDRSSQFLSGLLMAAPYARGPVVVEVDGELLSKPFVDMTLDVMRTFGVTVERDGYRAFSVPPGRYRGLDYVVEGDAMAAGYFWAAAAITGGRVRVNNLGKATRQGDARLLDVFEALGCQVCRGEHHVTVEGPRGGRLRGGREFDLNDMPDQAQTLAVVALFADAPVRVSNVGNLRIKETDRLSAMRAELTKLGAHVEEGEDELTVHPLEAAPSAPVALDTYGDHRMAMALAVAGARLPNVIIKDPSCVVKTYPRFFEDFLGLLAGRLA, via the coding sequence GTGGAAGTTGGACCCCAGGGCCCCGCGCGCGGCGGCCTGCACGTCCCCGGCTCGAAGAGCATCACGAACCGCGCGCTCGTGATCGCGGCCCTGGCCGACGGTGTCACGACCCTGCGCGGGGCGCTCGTGGCCGAGGACTCCGAGGTCCTGGTGCGCTCCTTGAGCTCGCTGGGCGTCGCCGTCGAGTCGCTCGGTGGCGACGTGACGGTGCGCGGCTCCGGCGGCCCTTTCCCGGCCAGGGTCGCTGAGCTCGACCTGCGCCTCTCCGGCACGAGCATCCGCTTCCTGAGCGCCGCGGTGGCGCTCGGCAAGGGCAGGTTCACGCTCGATGGCAACGAGCGCATGCGCGAGAGGCCGATCCAGGAGACGCTCGACGCCGTGCGGGCCCTGGGCGCCGAGGCTCGTAGCCTGCGCGGCAACGGCTGCCCGCCCGTCGAGATCGTCGCGAACGGGTTGAGCGGCGGTGTCGTCAGGGTGAGGGGCGACCGCAGCTCGCAGTTCCTCTCCGGGCTGCTCATGGCGGCGCCGTACGCTCGCGGCCCCGTGGTCGTCGAGGTGGACGGCGAACTCCTCTCCAAACCGTTCGTCGACATGACGCTCGACGTCATGCGCACGTTCGGCGTCACGGTCGAGCGCGACGGCTACCGCGCCTTCTCCGTCCCGCCGGGTCGCTACCGCGGTCTCGACTACGTCGTGGAGGGCGACGCCATGGCCGCCGGCTACTTCTGGGCCGCCGCTGCCATCACGGGCGGGCGGGTGCGCGTGAACAACCTCGGCAAGGCTACACGCCAGGGCGACGCGCGGCTGCTCGACGTGTTCGAGGCGCTGGGCTGCCAGGTCTGCCGCGGCGAGCACCACGTCACCGTCGAGGGCCCGCGCGGCGGCCGGCTGCGCGGCGGCCGGGAGTTCGACCTCAACGACATGCCGGACCAGGCGCAGACGCTCGCCGTCGTGGCGCTCTTCGCCGACGCTCCGGTTCGCGTAAGCAACGTCGGCAACCTGCGCATCAAGGAGACCGACCGCCTGAGCGCCATGCGCGCGGAGCTCACGAAGCTGGGCGCTCACGTCGAGGAAGGGGAGGACGAGCTCACGGTCCACCCGCTCGAGGCGGCCCCGAGCGCACCCGTGGCGCTCGACACGTACGGCGACCACCGCATGGCCATGGCGCTCGCGGTGGCCGGCGCGCGGCTGCCCAACGTGATCATCAAGGACCCGAGCTGCGTCGTGAAGACCTACCCCCGCTTCTTCGAGGACTTCCTGGGGCTGCTGGCCGGGCGGTTGGCTTGA
- the cmk gene encoding (d)CMP kinase, whose product MNAADPGAPDGGAAAPGARTVITLDGPAASGKSSVAQALARQLGFAYVSSGLLYRAATLVAMSAGVDEADERALLGLLARRDVVLRPDALGNRVSVGGKDVTAELHTDAVDTRVSTVAKHEGVRDWVNARLRELGGSFVIDGRDMGTVVFPDAAAKFYLTADPRIRAGRRASERGSDVDAIAAELARRDARDALQSAPAHDATLIDTGGMTLAEVVERVRHDALLALADAAVAG is encoded by the coding sequence TTGAACGCCGCCGACCCCGGGGCTCCTGACGGCGGCGCGGCCGCGCCGGGCGCCAGGACCGTGATCACGCTCGACGGGCCGGCCGCTTCGGGCAAGTCGAGCGTGGCGCAGGCCCTGGCGCGGCAGCTGGGCTTCGCGTACGTCTCGAGCGGACTGCTCTACCGGGCGGCCACGCTGGTGGCGATGAGCGCCGGCGTCGACGAGGCCGACGAGCGCGCCCTGCTCGGCCTCCTCGCGCGCCGCGACGTCGTGTTGCGCCCCGACGCGCTCGGCAACCGCGTCAGCGTGGGCGGCAAGGACGTGACGGCCGAGCTGCATACGGACGCCGTCGACACCCGCGTCTCCACCGTGGCCAAGCACGAGGGCGTGCGCGACTGGGTCAACGCGCGCCTGCGCGAGCTGGGCGGCTCGTTCGTGATAGACGGCCGCGACATGGGCACGGTCGTGTTCCCGGACGCGGCGGCGAAGTTCTACCTCACCGCCGACCCCCGGATCCGCGCCGGACGCAGGGCCAGCGAGCGTGGCAGCGACGTGGACGCCATCGCGGCCGAGCTGGCGCGCCGCGACGCGCGCGACGCGTTGCAATCCGCCCCGGCGCACGATGCCACGCTCATCGACACGGGGGGCATGACCCTCGCCGAGGTCGTCGAACGCGTCCGGCATGACGCGCTGCTGGCCCTTGCCGACGCGGCGGTGGCGGGTTGA
- a CDS encoding NAD(+)/NADH kinase: MTRGFALPAAALRLVIVASSRYKPEAHPLARRLGELFERAGANVVLDLDGSAELRAYARHADLAVSVGGDGTLLAAARRLAGSEVPLMGVNLGKLGFLAEFGAEEALAYASGKAAPDWPVREKMLMQVGIAGREEKRYAFNDVLLSQGVMTRLVRVRMRVDGAYATEYRVDGIVVSTPVGSTAYSLSLGGPILDQGLRALVVTPIAPHSLTNRPIVLPGSSVIGLEVLTRPDEIAMVIDGQERVDLEIGDSIQITAADRGLLLVSTGRRSAFEVLRHKLGWGEGPLRPLPEDG, from the coding sequence TTGACCCGCGGCTTCGCCCTTCCGGCCGCGGCGCTGCGCCTCGTCATCGTGGCGAGCAGCCGCTACAAGCCGGAAGCGCACCCGCTCGCCCGTCGGCTCGGCGAGCTCTTCGAGCGTGCCGGCGCGAACGTGGTCCTCGACCTGGACGGCAGCGCGGAGCTCCGAGCCTATGCGCGGCACGCCGATCTCGCCGTCTCCGTCGGCGGCGACGGCACCCTGCTCGCGGCCGCCAGGCGCCTCGCCGGCTCCGAGGTGCCGCTCATGGGGGTCAACCTCGGCAAGCTCGGCTTCTTGGCGGAGTTCGGGGCGGAGGAGGCGCTCGCCTACGCCTCCGGCAAGGCCGCTCCCGACTGGCCCGTGCGCGAGAAGATGCTCATGCAGGTCGGCATAGCCGGGCGCGAGGAGAAGCGGTACGCGTTCAACGACGTCCTCCTCTCCCAGGGCGTCATGACGCGCCTGGTACGCGTGCGCATGCGTGTCGACGGCGCCTACGCCACGGAGTACCGAGTGGACGGCATCGTGGTCTCCACGCCCGTCGGCTCCACCGCCTACTCCCTGTCTCTCGGCGGACCGATCCTCGACCAGGGCTTGAGGGCGCTCGTGGTCACGCCGATCGCTCCGCACAGCCTCACGAACCGCCCCATCGTCCTGCCGGGCAGCTCGGTGATCGGCCTCGAGGTCCTCACGCGCCCCGACGAGATAGCGATGGTGATCGACGGGCAGGAACGGGTCGACCTCGAGATCGGCGACAGCATCCAGATCACGGCGGCGGACCGGGGCCTGCTCCTGGTCTCGACCGGCAGACGCAGCGCGTTCGAGGTGCTGAGGCACAAGCTCGGCTGGGGCGAGGGCCCGCTGCGGCCCCTCCCCGAAGACGGGTGA
- a CDS encoding lipid-A-disaccharide synthase-related protein, whose translation MTGTPRTLLVVANGHGEDAVAARVVGELLRRAPWVTVEALPVVGEGGAVARSGARLAGPRRELPSGGLTFHAWDHLLADLRAGIVSLTARQVAWLVRARPDAVFAVGDFYAQLLAALVRAPRRVLQTLVSVHAAPRPQPGRTRLTGRYFMETFRGPELALMRGADRVYARDAATAAHLAARGVAGASYVGNPMMDGLAAAPLVPPGLRGRPTVGLLPGTRSWAGSSVALMISALERLPGALGLVAWTHGQVPAPPIGWESDLAPVPGVAVAWRRGPNRLWWVVERFAAVLASADVVLGTAGTGNEQAVGLGIPTVAFPVPPHLSSAFIANQARLLGEGLTVGEPDAAALAAHVARLARDGGARARAAAAGSERMGGPGASAALAGELAAWLAALPRR comes from the coding sequence GTGACCGGCACCCCTCGCACGCTCCTCGTCGTCGCCAACGGTCACGGCGAGGACGCCGTCGCCGCCCGCGTGGTCGGCGAACTGCTGCGCCGCGCGCCGTGGGTGACGGTCGAGGCGTTGCCGGTGGTCGGAGAGGGCGGAGCCGTCGCGCGCTCCGGCGCCCGACTCGCCGGCCCGCGCCGAGAGCTGCCATCCGGCGGGCTGACGTTCCATGCCTGGGACCACCTGTTGGCCGACCTGCGCGCCGGGATCGTCTCGCTCACCGCCCGTCAGGTGGCCTGGCTGGTGAGGGCGCGGCCCGACGCCGTCTTCGCGGTAGGCGACTTCTACGCTCAACTCCTCGCCGCCCTCGTGCGCGCGCCGCGACGGGTGCTGCAGACGCTCGTGTCCGTCCATGCCGCTCCGCGGCCGCAGCCCGGCCGCACCCGGCTGACGGGCCGCTACTTCATGGAGACTTTCAGGGGGCCGGAGCTGGCGCTCATGCGCGGCGCGGACCGGGTCTACGCGCGCGACGCGGCCACGGCCGCCCATCTGGCGGCGCGCGGTGTCGCCGGCGCCAGCTACGTCGGCAACCCGATGATGGACGGCCTCGCGGCGGCCCCGCTCGTACCCCCGGGCCTGCGCGGTCGCCCGACCGTCGGGCTGCTGCCCGGCACGCGGAGTTGGGCGGGAAGCAGCGTAGCGCTGATGATCTCCGCCCTCGAGCGTCTGCCTGGTGCCCTGGGCCTCGTCGCGTGGACGCACGGCCAGGTTCCGGCCCCGCCCATCGGGTGGGAGAGCGACCTGGCACCCGTGCCGGGGGTGGCGGTGGCGTGGCGCCGCGGGCCCAACCGGCTGTGGTGGGTCGTCGAGCGCTTCGCCGCCGTGCTCGCCAGTGCGGACGTCGTGCTCGGGACGGCGGGCACGGGCAACGAGCAGGCCGTCGGCCTCGGGATCCCCACCGTGGCGTTCCCCGTTCCGCCGCACCTGTCGAGCGCCTTCATCGCCAACCAGGCGCGCCTGCTCGGCGAGGGTCTCACGGTCGGCGAGCCGGACGCGGCGGCATTAGCGGCTCATGTGGCGCGGCTGGCGCGCGATGGCGGGGCGCGCGCTCGCGCCGCCGCCGCGGGCTCGGAACGCATGGGCGGCCCCGGCGCGAGCGCGGCCCTGGCCGGCGAGCTCGCCGCGTGGTTGGCAGCGTTGCCGCGCCGTTGA
- the zapE gene encoding cell division protein ZapE, with protein MTRTMTVDQLEPPPPPSLRDLRPPPRFAGVAFETYAPQDPTQFAARDRLQEFVLGRAWRHEEAARRTTDPPARQAHALRWPWRRKAPQPGAGLYLDGGFGVGKTHLLAAAYATADTPAKRYLSFQELVYLIGVMGMARAQTEFATSDLLCVDEFELDDPGNTLIVKTFLAACFAAGTAVVTTSNTPPAAQGQGRFNASDFKREIQSLAASFEVVPVDGADFRQRLKQGSWLSEAELGARQGREESPAPRLVVAWDELLELLRSMHPTRFGGVLAQVGSVYLHGVRPLASQNDALRFVHFVDKLYDRQVVLRASGEGPLVDVFDAGYREGAYAKKHHRCASRLAELLGEEVGERRPSVTL; from the coding sequence GTGACGCGCACCATGACGGTGGACCAGCTGGAGCCCCCTCCCCCGCCGTCGCTGCGTGACCTCCGCCCGCCGCCGCGCTTCGCGGGGGTGGCCTTCGAGACCTACGCGCCGCAGGACCCGACGCAGTTCGCCGCGCGCGACCGGCTGCAGGAGTTCGTGCTCGGCCGCGCTTGGCGCCACGAGGAGGCGGCACGCCGAACGACCGACCCTCCTGCCAGGCAGGCGCATGCGCTGCGCTGGCCATGGCGGCGTAAAGCGCCGCAGCCCGGGGCCGGCCTCTACCTCGACGGCGGGTTCGGGGTCGGCAAGACGCACCTCCTCGCCGCCGCGTACGCCACCGCGGACACGCCCGCGAAGCGCTACCTGAGCTTCCAGGAGCTCGTCTACCTGATCGGCGTGATGGGGATGGCGCGGGCGCAGACGGAGTTCGCGACGAGCGACCTCCTGTGCGTCGACGAGTTCGAGCTGGACGACCCCGGCAACACGTTGATCGTCAAGACCTTCCTAGCCGCATGCTTCGCCGCCGGCACCGCCGTCGTGACGACCTCGAACACCCCGCCGGCGGCGCAGGGGCAGGGGCGCTTCAACGCCTCGGACTTCAAGCGCGAGATCCAGTCGTTGGCGGCCTCGTTCGAGGTGGTGCCGGTGGACGGGGCCGACTTCCGCCAGCGGCTCAAGCAGGGCAGCTGGCTGAGCGAGGCGGAGCTAGGCGCCAGGCAGGGGCGCGAAGAGTCGCCGGCGCCCCGGCTGGTCGTGGCGTGGGACGAGCTCCTCGAGCTGCTGAGAAGCATGCACCCGACGCGGTTCGGTGGCGTGCTCGCCCAGGTCGGCAGCGTCTACCTGCACGGCGTGCGTCCGCTCGCCTCGCAGAACGACGCGCTGCGCTTCGTTCACTTCGTCGACAAGCTCTACGATCGCCAGGTCGTGCTCCGCGCCAGCGGCGAAGGGCCGCTCGTGGACGTCTTCGACGCCGGCTACCGCGAAGGCGCCTACGCCAAGAAGCACCATCGGTGCGCTTCGCGCCTGGCCGAGCTCCTCGGCGAGGAAGTGGGCGAGCGGAGACCCTCAGTCACGCTCTGA
- a CDS encoding helical backbone metal receptor, with translation MLRRLAALTLALLLLAPGALATNYPVTVVDDLGRDVTLTAVPERVVSMLPSHTESVCAVGACAALVGVDTYSNYPASVTGLPTLGDAFGPDLEAIVALEPDFVLVDEYSGLQAPLEALGIAVYAGSPQTIAETYDFLTTLGTLLDRETEAAVLVGRLQGELAGVASVLAGVNGPTVFVELDPTPYSVGPGSYLDELVAAAGGVNVVTAAMGPFPQVDPEYVVLQDPAFILLTDAPFGVTAADVAARPGWGGLTAVVSGRVVEIDQETADVLSRSGPRLGEAVRRLAAIFHPGMF, from the coding sequence ATGCTCCGACGCCTCGCGGCACTGACCCTCGCGCTCCTCCTCTTGGCGCCAGGCGCGCTTGCTACGAACTACCCCGTCACCGTGGTGGACGACCTCGGGCGGGACGTCACCCTGACGGCGGTGCCGGAGCGCGTCGTCAGCATGCTCCCCAGCCACACGGAGAGCGTCTGCGCCGTTGGCGCTTGCGCTGCGCTCGTCGGGGTCGACACCTACAGCAACTACCCCGCGTCCGTGACCGGGTTGCCTACGCTGGGCGACGCCTTCGGCCCTGACCTCGAGGCCATCGTCGCCTTGGAGCCGGACTTCGTCCTGGTGGACGAGTACAGCGGCCTGCAGGCGCCCTTGGAGGCGCTCGGCATCGCCGTCTACGCCGGCTCGCCGCAGACCATCGCCGAGACCTACGACTTCCTGACCACCCTCGGCACGTTGTTGGATCGCGAGACCGAAGCAGCCGTCCTAGTCGGCCGCCTGCAGGGCGAGCTCGCCGGCGTGGCCAGCGTCCTGGCGGGCGTTAACGGTCCCACCGTGTTCGTGGAGCTCGACCCTACGCCGTACTCCGTCGGCCCCGGCTCGTACCTGGACGAGCTCGTCGCCGCCGCCGGCGGCGTGAACGTCGTCACGGCGGCCATGGGGCCGTTCCCGCAGGTGGACCCCGAGTACGTAGTGCTGCAGGACCCGGCTTTCATCCTCCTGACCGACGCCCCCTTCGGCGTCACGGCCGCCGACGTGGCGGCGCGTCCGGGCTGGGGCGGCCTCACGGCCGTGGTCTCCGGCCGGGTCGTCGAGATCGACCAGGAGACGGCGGACGTCCTGAGCCGCTCGGGACCGCGGCTCGGGGAGGCGGTACGTCGGCTCGCGGCCATCTTCCACCCGGGGATGTTCTAG
- a CDS encoding iron ABC transporter permease yields MTGREPTSRRGGGRSQLLILAASAAALVAVIVVAIAVGSVTVTPDVVVSAVRKGLAGERLRPLETVVWQLRLPRVLLAGLVGGGLALAGAVFQGVFRNPLADPYLIGTASGAGFGAVLVMSLGASVPVLAGLGAPAAAFVCALATVLLVVFLARVGGALPTVRLVLAGVVISSLFTAGTSFLLVAAREQAGGILAWLLGGFGFSTWRQVGLMAAVALPALALVGAFSRALDLLQLGEEGAALLGLGVERTKLLLLGVATLVTAAAVSVAGIIGFVGLVVPHAARLALGRPHGRLLPMATLWGASFMILADLLARQVIAPVEVPVGIVTAVVGGPFFLWLLKGRADER; encoded by the coding sequence ATGACGGGACGCGAGCCTACGAGCCGGCGCGGCGGTGGCCGTAGCCAGCTCCTGATCCTGGCCGCCAGCGCCGCCGCGCTGGTGGCGGTCATCGTCGTCGCGATCGCCGTCGGCAGCGTGACGGTGACGCCGGACGTCGTCGTGAGCGCCGTGCGCAAGGGGCTCGCGGGCGAACGGCTCCGCCCTCTGGAGACGGTCGTCTGGCAGCTGCGCCTCCCGCGCGTGCTGCTGGCGGGGCTCGTCGGCGGCGGCCTCGCGCTCGCGGGCGCCGTCTTCCAGGGCGTGTTCAGGAACCCGCTCGCGGACCCCTACCTGATCGGCACGGCCAGCGGCGCGGGCTTCGGCGCCGTCCTCGTCATGAGCCTCGGGGCGTCTGTGCCCGTCCTGGCGGGCCTGGGCGCCCCGGCGGCGGCCTTCGTGTGCGCCCTCGCCACGGTCCTGCTCGTCGTCTTCCTCGCCCGCGTCGGCGGCGCCCTGCCCACCGTCCGTCTCGTCCTCGCCGGTGTCGTGATCAGCTCGCTGTTCACTGCCGGCACCTCCTTCCTCCTCGTGGCGGCGAGGGAGCAGGCCGGCGGCATCCTGGCCTGGCTCCTCGGCGGCTTCGGCTTCTCGACGTGGCGGCAGGTCGGGCTCATGGCCGCCGTGGCGCTGCCGGCCCTTGCCCTCGTGGGGGCGTTCTCGCGGGCGCTCGACCTCCTGCAGCTCGGCGAGGAGGGCGCCGCGCTGCTCGGCCTCGGGGTGGAGCGGACGAAGCTCCTCCTCCTCGGCGTCGCGACGCTCGTGACGGCCGCGGCGGTGAGCGTGGCCGGGATCATCGGGTTCGTCGGGCTCGTCGTCCCGCACGCGGCGCGCCTGGCCCTCGGCCGGCCGCACGGCAGGCTGCTGCCCATGGCGACGCTCTGGGGCGCCAGCTTCATGATCCTCGCCGATCTGCTCGCGCGTCAGGTCATCGCGCCCGTCGAGGTCCCGGTGGGTATCGTCACGGCCGTCGTCGGCGGGCCGTTCTTCCTCTGGTTGCTGAAGGGCAGGGCGGACGAGCGGTGA
- a CDS encoding ABC transporter ATP-binding protein, translating into MSVRFAPGAPLVLEDVALVLRPGEVVGVVGPNGAGKSTLLRVVTRLVRPQLGACAIDGVDVARLSRAALARKVALVAQAPEVPVGYRVREVIAMGRAPHLGLFGSPRARDAAVIEHAMAVTETTAFAARFVETLSGGERQRVVFARALAQEPGYLLLDEPTNHLDLRFQVELLRHARAQAAAGLGVLLVIHDLNLAARACDRLVLLDGGHVVAEGAPRDVLLPGTLRSVFRADVDVMPGPDGPVIVARV; encoded by the coding sequence GTGAGCGTCAGGTTCGCGCCTGGGGCGCCCCTCGTCCTGGAGGACGTCGCCTTGGTCCTGAGGCCCGGCGAGGTCGTCGGGGTGGTGGGACCGAACGGGGCCGGGAAGAGCACGCTCCTGCGGGTCGTGACGCGCCTCGTGAGGCCGCAACTCGGCGCGTGCGCCATCGACGGCGTGGACGTGGCGCGCCTGTCGCGCGCCGCCCTGGCGCGCAAGGTGGCGCTCGTCGCCCAGGCGCCCGAGGTGCCCGTCGGCTACCGCGTGCGTGAGGTGATCGCCATGGGGCGCGCGCCGCATCTGGGCCTGTTCGGCTCTCCCAGGGCGCGCGACGCGGCCGTCATCGAGCACGCCATGGCGGTCACGGAGACGACCGCCTTCGCGGCGCGCTTCGTCGAGACGTTGTCGGGCGGCGAGCGGCAGCGGGTGGTGTTCGCCCGCGCCCTCGCGCAGGAGCCTGGTTACCTCCTCCTCGACGAGCCGACCAACCACCTCGACCTGCGCTTCCAGGTGGAGCTGCTCAGGCACGCCCGGGCGCAGGCCGCCGCCGGCCTCGGGGTGCTGCTGGTGATCCACGACCTGAACCTGGCGGCGCGCGCCTGCGACCGCCTCGTCCTGCTGGACGGGGGCCACGTCGTGGCCGAGGGCGCGCCTCGCGACGTGCTGCTGCCCGGGACGTTGAGGAGCGTCTTCCGCGCCGACGTCGACGTGATGCCGGGTCCGGACGGACCCGTGATCGTCGCGCGCGTGTGA